Proteins found in one Gammaproteobacteria bacterium genomic segment:
- a CDS encoding copper resistance protein B has protein sequence MSQQATKIGQKSLLTMVLLAAMGMQPVLAQDAMQTMPEMDHNSMPGMDHGTALSASDSTMGDMTDMSTMDPGTMQGGSAPADARDPHAYSGGYTLESGPYNLPGPRQLRLADEHNFGSLLVDRLETVRTSDNTSTAYDLQAWYGRDYDRVVLKAEGHYDDGDFEEASTELLWGHALTAYWDSQVGLRFDSGEGPDRSWLAFGVQGLAPYWFEVDATAYVGEEGRTALSVEAEYELLLTQKIILQPRIEAAFYGKDDDELGIGSGLSEAKAGLRLRYEIRREFAPYVGVEWVGMFGGTSDYARAAGLDTKETQAVAGIRFWF, from the coding sequence ATGAGTCAACAGGCCACGAAAATCGGTCAAAAATCACTTCTAACCATGGTCCTCCTGGCCGCTATGGGCATGCAACCCGTGCTGGCACAAGACGCGATGCAGACCATGCCGGAGATGGATCACAACTCTATGCCGGGGATGGACCACGGCACCGCCCTGTCCGCAAGCGATTCCACCATGGGCGATATGACCGACATGAGCACCATGGACCCCGGCACCATGCAGGGCGGTTCGGCCCCGGCGGATGCCCGCGATCCCCACGCCTATTCGGGTGGTTATACCCTGGAATCCGGCCCTTACAATCTGCCGGGGCCGCGCCAGTTACGGCTGGCGGACGAACACAACTTCGGCTCGCTATTGGTGGACCGCCTCGAGACGGTGCGCACCTCGGACAATACCTCCACCGCCTATGATCTGCAGGCCTGGTACGGCCGCGATTACGACCGCGTCGTACTCAAGGCCGAGGGGCATTACGACGACGGCGACTTTGAAGAGGCCAGCACCGAGCTGTTATGGGGTCATGCCCTAACCGCTTACTGGGACAGCCAGGTGGGTCTGCGTTTTGACAGCGGTGAAGGCCCGGATCGCAGCTGGCTGGCCTTCGGCGTGCAGGGGCTGGCTCCCTATTGGTTCGAGGTGGACGCCACTGCCTATGTCGGTGAAGAGGGCCGCACCGCCTTGAGCGTGGAAGCGGAGTACGAACTGCTGCTCACGCAAAAAATCATCCTGCAGCCGCGTATCGAGGCGGCATTCTACGGCAAGGACGATGACGAGCTTGGTATTGGTTCCGGCCTGTCGGAAGCGAAGGCGGGCCTGCGGTTGCGCTACGAAATCCGCCGTGAGTTTGCACCTTATGTGGGCGTCGAATGGGTCGGAATGTTCGGCGGTACCTCCGATTATGCCCGCGCGGCGGGTCTGGATACCAAGGAAACGCAGGCGGTAGCGGGCATCCGCTTCTGGTTTTAA